From one Rosa rugosa chromosome 4, drRosRugo1.1, whole genome shotgun sequence genomic stretch:
- the LOC133742180 gene encoding (+)-cis,trans-nepetalactol synthase NEPS1-like: MTQPIPLPLQKLHGKVAIITGAASGIGAVTARHFADHGALAVVIADIQDAKGREVAASIGSHRCTYVHCDVTDEDQVKTLVEFTVKHYGSLDVMYSHVGITSASAQTVLELDLSGYDRVMAVNAHGMAACVKHAARAMVEKGVKGSIVCATSISATCGAVSMTDYTMSKHAVLGLVRSASVQLAPRGVRVNCVSAGLVATPMVCDALKISAEELREKMAAVYSGRDEPLMEKNVADAVVFLACEDSAFVTGHNLVVDGGLGSKTIALLEQ; this comes from the coding sequence ATGACACAGCCCATACCATTACCACTGCAGAAGCTCCACGGCAAGGTGGCCATCATCACCGGCGCCGCCAGCGGTATCGGAGCAGTCACGGCGCGTCACTTTGCAGACCACGGCGCTCTGGCCGTCGTGATTGCTGACATCCAAGACGCCAAGGGCCGAGAAGTGGCTGCATCCATCGGCTCCCACCGCTGCACCTACGTCCACTGCGACGTCACCGACGAGGATCAGGTCAAAACCCTGGTCGAGTTCACGGTCAAGCACTACGGCAGCCTCGACGTCATGTACAGCCACGTGGGGATAACCAGCGCGTCGGCGCAGACGGTGCTGGAGCTCGACCTGTCCGGGTACGACAGGGTGATGGCGGTGAACGCGCATGGGATGGCGGCGTGTGTGAAGCACGCGGCGCGTGCGATGGTGGAGAAGGGGGTGAAGGGAAGCATAGTGTGCGCGACTAGCATCTCGGCGACCTGCGGGGCGGTGAGCATGACGGACTACACGATGTCGAAGCACGCGGTGCTGGGGCTGGTGAGGTCGGCGAGCGTGCAGCTGGCGCCGCGTGGTGTGCGCGTGAACTGTGTGTCGGCGGGCTTGGTGGCGACGCCGATGGTGTGCGACGCATTGAAGATTAGTGCGGAAGAGCTGCGGGAGAAAATGGCGGCGGTTTATTCGGGAAGGGATGAACCGCTGATGGAGAAAAACGTGGCGGATGCGGTGGTGTTTTTGGCTTGTGAGGACTCGGCGTTCGTCACCGGCCATAATTTGGTGGTTGATGGTGGACTCGGCTCCAAGACCATAGCTCTATTGGAACAATGA